One part of the Rutidosis leptorrhynchoides isolate AG116_Rl617_1_P2 chromosome 1, CSIRO_AGI_Rlap_v1, whole genome shotgun sequence genome encodes these proteins:
- the LOC139858592 gene encoding uncharacterized protein — METLISSATTMYSTPTSITNFPPRSKHPSGKRLTRFPVSSKSNGNESDRRSESNDMSIVPISTNRTFSKDDAMGLVLSAANVRGWTTGSGMEGPSVPAGGSEEKISTFPWSLFTKSPRRRMRVAFTCNVCGQRTTRAINPHAYTDGTVFVQCCGCNVFHKLVDNLNLFHEMKCYVNPSFKYQDPNGNLGSLGFKYLDMNEDDDNDNIFPLI, encoded by the exons ATGGAAACCCTAATTTCTTCTGCAACAACCATGTATTCAACTCCTACATCCATTACCAATTTTCCTCCAAGATCCAAACACCCTTCTGGAAAAAGACTAACCAGATTCCCAGTTTCTTCCAAAA GTAATGGTAACGAATCTGATAGGAGATCAGAGTCTAATGATATGAGTATTGTACCGATTTCAACCAATAGAACCTTCTCTAAG GATGATGCAATGGGACTAGTTTTGAGTGCTGCAAATGTTAGGGGTTGGACTACAGGGTCAGGTATGGAAGGGCCTTCGGTGCCTGCAGGTGGTAGTGAGGAGAAGATTTCAACGTTTCCGTGGTCTCTCTTCACCAAGTCTCCAAGGCGTCGTATGCGTGTTGCCTTCACTTGTAATGTGTGTGGTCAAAGGACAACTCGGGCTATTAATCCTCATGCTTATACTGATGGCACCGTCTTTGTTCAG TGTTGTGGGTGCAATGTTTTTCACAAACTTGTCGACAATTTGAATCTATTTCACGAGATGAAGTGCTATGTGAATCCATCATTCAAATATCAGGATCCTAATGGGAATCTGGGCAGCCTTGGATTCAAATATCTAGacatgaatgaagatgatgataatgacaATATTTTCCCGCTCATATGA